A genomic stretch from Telopea speciosissima isolate NSW1024214 ecotype Mountain lineage chromosome 7, Tspe_v1, whole genome shotgun sequence includes:
- the LOC122666809 gene encoding polyadenylate-binding protein 3-like isoform X1, with protein sequence MANAPPTAAQPIQPQSSLQQQQPQVQTQGAGFGNASLYVGDLDPSVGEAQLYDLFSQVAPVVSVRVCRDQIRRVSLGYAYVNYNTTQDASSAMETFNFSPINGKPIRIMFSHRDPSIRKSGHANVFIKNLDTSIDNKALHDTFAAFGSVLSCKVATDNNGQSKGYGFVQFDSSDAAQNAINRLNGMLINDKQVYVGFFIRRQERDQANGSPKFTNVYVKNLAETTTDEDLEKVFGKYGPITSAVVMRDANGNSRCFGFVNFQNPDDAASAVDYLNGTTFNDDKVWYVGRAQRKSERESELKAKYEQERNGRLEKLQGANLYLKNLDDSINDEKLKEYFSEFGTITSCKVMLDQQGLSKGSGFVAFSTPEEASRAVNEMNGKMIGRKPLYVAVAQRKEERKARLQAQFSQMRAPGAMAPVPSGMPGFHPGPRLAPQQLYFGQGSGLIPPQPAGYGFQQQLLPGIRPGIAPNFIMPYHLQRQGQPGQRMGMRRGTNPQQMQQQQLMQRNANQGFRYMPNARNGLEPSLVPQGLMGPRVPLSLDVSGVPVTPMEASRPGPVPIQTLASALASATPEQQRMMLGEQLFPLVERVEPDVAGKVTGMLLEMDQTEVLHLIESPDALKKKVGEAMDVLRLAAAGTDAADQLGSLSLND encoded by the exons ATGGCCAATGCTCCTCCAACTGCTGCACAGCCAATCCAACCACAGTCTTCGCTGCAGCAGCAACAGCCGCAAGTGCAGACTCAAGGAGCAGGGTTCGGCAACGCTTCTCTGTATGTTGGGGATCTCGACCCATCAGTTGGCGAAGCCCAACTCTATGATCTCTTTAGTCAGGTTGCTCCAGTCGTATCGGTTAGGGTTTGCAGGGATCAGATCAGAAGGGTCTCTCTTGGTTATGCTTATGTTAATTACAACACCACTCAGGATG CTAGTAGTGCAATGGAGACTTTCAATTTTTCGCCCATCAATGGAAAACCAATAAGGATTATGTTCTCACATCGAGATCCTAGCATTCGAAAAAGTGGACATGCGAATGTATTTATTAAGAACTTGGACACATCCATAGATAACAAGGCATTGCATGACACCTTTGCCGCCTTTGGTTCTGTACTGTCTTGCAAGGTGGCTACTGATAACAATGGTCAGTCAAAAGGATATGGGTTTGTACAGTTTGATTCGTCGGATGCTGCACAAAATGCCATTAATCGGCTGAATGGGATGCTGATAAATGATAAACAAGTCTATGTTGGTTTTTTTATTCGTCGTCAAGAAAGAGATCAGGCGAATGGTTCTCCAAAGTTTACGAATGTATATGTAAAAAATTTGGCTGAAACAACTACTGATGAGGACCTTGAGAAAGTTTTTGGCAAGTATGGTCCCATCACTAGTGCAGTTGTTATGAGGGATGCGAATGGAAATTCTAGATGCTTTGGTTTTGTTAATTTTCAGAACCCAGATGATGCTGCTTCTGCGGTTGACTACTTGAATGGAACTACTTTTAATGATGACAAGGTTTGGTATGTGGGAAGGGCTCAGAGGAAGTCTGAAAGAGAATCTGAATTGAAGGCCAAATATGAACAGGAAAGAAATGGTAGGCTAGAAAAACTTCAAGGGGCCAATTTATATCTGAAAAATCTAGATGATAGTATCAATGATGAAAAACTGAAGGAATATTTTTCAGAATTTGGAACTATTACATCCTGCAAG GTCATGCTTGATCAACAAGGCCTCAGCAAGGGATCTGGTTTTGTTGCATTTTCTACTCCAGAGGAAGCTAGTCGAGCT GTAAATGAAATGAATGGAAAGATGATTGGACGGAAACCTCTTTATGTCGCTGTGGCTCAACgcaaggaagaaaggaaggcaAGGCTTCAG GCACAATTTTCTCAGATGCGGGCTCCTGGTGCAATGGCACCTGTGCCATCGGGAATGCCCGGATTTCACCCTGGGCCTAGGCTTGCTCCTCAGCAGTTGTATTTCGGTCAAGGCTCGGGTCTTATTCCACCACAGCCTGCAGGATATGGCTTCCAGCAGCAACTCTTGCCTGGGATTCGGCCTGGCATTGCTCCAAACTTCATAATGCCATACCACCTTCAGAGGCAAGGACAACCTGGACAACGGATGGGTATGAGGAGGGGTACAAATCCACAACagatgcagcagcagcag TTGATGCAGCGTAATGCGAATCAAGGATTTAGATACATGCCAAATGCACGTAATGGATTGGAACCATCTTTGGTACCTCAGGGACTTATGGGTCCTAGGGTGCCTTTGTCACTAGATGTGTCTGGGGTGCCTGTAACTCCAATGGAGGCATCACGGCCTGGACCAGTTCCCATTCAAACACTTGCCTCGGCTTTAGCTTCTGCAACCCCAGAGCAACAACGCATG ATGCTTGGGGAGCAATTGTTTCCGCTTGTTGAACGTGTTGAGCCTGACGTTGCGGGAAAAGTCACTGGGATGTTGTTGGAAATGGATCAAACAGAAGTCCTCCATCTCATAGAATCACCAGATGCTCTGAAGAAAAAAGTTGGTGAAGCAATGGATGTTCTCCGACTAGCAGCTGCAGGAACAGATGCTGCTGACCAGCTTGGATCATTGTCCCTGAATGATTGA
- the LOC122666809 gene encoding polyadenylate-binding protein 3-like isoform X2 — MANAPPTAAQPIQPQSSLQQQQPQVQTQGAGFGNASLYVGDLDPSVGEAQLYDLFSQVAPVVSVRVCRDQIRRVSLGYAYVNYNTTQDASSAMETFNFSPINGKPIRIMFSHRDPSIRKSGHANVFIKNLDTSIDNKALHDTFAAFGSVLSCKVATDNNGQSKGYGFVQFDSSDAAQNAINRLNGMLINDKQVYVGFFIRRQERDQANGSPKFTNVYVKNLAETTTDEDLEKVFGKYGPITSAVVMRDANGNSRCFGFVNFQNPDDAASAVDYLNGTTFNDDKVWYVGRAQRKSERESELKAKYEQERNGRLEKLQGANLYLKNLDDSINDEKLKEYFSEFGTITSCKVMLDQQGLSKGSGFVAFSTPEEASRAVNEMNGKMIGRKPLYVAVAQRKEERKARLQAQFSQMRAPGAMAPVPSGMPGFHPGPRLAPQQLYFGQGSGLIPPQPAGYGFQQQLLPGIRPGIAPNFIMPYHLQRQGQPGQRMGMRRGTNPQQMQQQQRNANQGFRYMPNARNGLEPSLVPQGLMGPRVPLSLDVSGVPVTPMEASRPGPVPIQTLASALASATPEQQRMMLGEQLFPLVERVEPDVAGKVTGMLLEMDQTEVLHLIESPDALKKKVGEAMDVLRLAAAGTDAADQLGSLSLND; from the exons ATGGCCAATGCTCCTCCAACTGCTGCACAGCCAATCCAACCACAGTCTTCGCTGCAGCAGCAACAGCCGCAAGTGCAGACTCAAGGAGCAGGGTTCGGCAACGCTTCTCTGTATGTTGGGGATCTCGACCCATCAGTTGGCGAAGCCCAACTCTATGATCTCTTTAGTCAGGTTGCTCCAGTCGTATCGGTTAGGGTTTGCAGGGATCAGATCAGAAGGGTCTCTCTTGGTTATGCTTATGTTAATTACAACACCACTCAGGATG CTAGTAGTGCAATGGAGACTTTCAATTTTTCGCCCATCAATGGAAAACCAATAAGGATTATGTTCTCACATCGAGATCCTAGCATTCGAAAAAGTGGACATGCGAATGTATTTATTAAGAACTTGGACACATCCATAGATAACAAGGCATTGCATGACACCTTTGCCGCCTTTGGTTCTGTACTGTCTTGCAAGGTGGCTACTGATAACAATGGTCAGTCAAAAGGATATGGGTTTGTACAGTTTGATTCGTCGGATGCTGCACAAAATGCCATTAATCGGCTGAATGGGATGCTGATAAATGATAAACAAGTCTATGTTGGTTTTTTTATTCGTCGTCAAGAAAGAGATCAGGCGAATGGTTCTCCAAAGTTTACGAATGTATATGTAAAAAATTTGGCTGAAACAACTACTGATGAGGACCTTGAGAAAGTTTTTGGCAAGTATGGTCCCATCACTAGTGCAGTTGTTATGAGGGATGCGAATGGAAATTCTAGATGCTTTGGTTTTGTTAATTTTCAGAACCCAGATGATGCTGCTTCTGCGGTTGACTACTTGAATGGAACTACTTTTAATGATGACAAGGTTTGGTATGTGGGAAGGGCTCAGAGGAAGTCTGAAAGAGAATCTGAATTGAAGGCCAAATATGAACAGGAAAGAAATGGTAGGCTAGAAAAACTTCAAGGGGCCAATTTATATCTGAAAAATCTAGATGATAGTATCAATGATGAAAAACTGAAGGAATATTTTTCAGAATTTGGAACTATTACATCCTGCAAG GTCATGCTTGATCAACAAGGCCTCAGCAAGGGATCTGGTTTTGTTGCATTTTCTACTCCAGAGGAAGCTAGTCGAGCT GTAAATGAAATGAATGGAAAGATGATTGGACGGAAACCTCTTTATGTCGCTGTGGCTCAACgcaaggaagaaaggaaggcaAGGCTTCAG GCACAATTTTCTCAGATGCGGGCTCCTGGTGCAATGGCACCTGTGCCATCGGGAATGCCCGGATTTCACCCTGGGCCTAGGCTTGCTCCTCAGCAGTTGTATTTCGGTCAAGGCTCGGGTCTTATTCCACCACAGCCTGCAGGATATGGCTTCCAGCAGCAACTCTTGCCTGGGATTCGGCCTGGCATTGCTCCAAACTTCATAATGCCATACCACCTTCAGAGGCAAGGACAACCTGGACAACGGATGGGTATGAGGAGGGGTACAAATCCACAACagatgcagcagcagcag CGTAATGCGAATCAAGGATTTAGATACATGCCAAATGCACGTAATGGATTGGAACCATCTTTGGTACCTCAGGGACTTATGGGTCCTAGGGTGCCTTTGTCACTAGATGTGTCTGGGGTGCCTGTAACTCCAATGGAGGCATCACGGCCTGGACCAGTTCCCATTCAAACACTTGCCTCGGCTTTAGCTTCTGCAACCCCAGAGCAACAACGCATG ATGCTTGGGGAGCAATTGTTTCCGCTTGTTGAACGTGTTGAGCCTGACGTTGCGGGAAAAGTCACTGGGATGTTGTTGGAAATGGATCAAACAGAAGTCCTCCATCTCATAGAATCACCAGATGCTCTGAAGAAAAAAGTTGGTGAAGCAATGGATGTTCTCCGACTAGCAGCTGCAGGAACAGATGCTGCTGACCAGCTTGGATCATTGTCCCTGAATGATTGA
- the LOC122668047 gene encoding probable carotenoid cleavage dioxygenase 4, chloroplastic, which produces MDSFSLSFLSTLQYPKLLSSTTNKPTTIPSPHIPTFHVSSVRIEEQKPQQTTPPPPPQIKRQQPSNPKAAPLPSTKANSTIARTTLSSTKATTITTTRRRTEPHLPTILFHTLDDIINNFIDPPLRPSVDPRLVLADNFSPVEELPPTDCPVIEGHLPSCLDGAYIRNGPNPQYLPRGPYHLFDGDGMLHSLRISDCRATLCSRYVKTYKYYVERNAGSPVFPNVFSGFHGLTATIARGALSAARVLSGEFNPANGIGLANTSLAFFGNRLFALGESDLPYTVRLTPDGDIETIGRHDFDEELFMSMTAHPKIDPDTGETFAFRYGPVPPFLTFFRFNPDGSKQPDVPIFSMTSPSFLHDFGITKKYAIFPDIQLGMNPTEMIFGGGSPVGSDLGKVPRIGVIPRYAKDESQMRWFEVPGFNIIHAINAWDEDEDVIVMIAPNILSVEHTLERTDLVHASVEKVRIDLKTGIVTRFPVSARNLDFGVINPGFMGKKIRYSYLAIGDPMPKISGVVKLDVSGSEHKECTVACRMFGEGCYGGEPFFVAREPGNCHVEAEDDGYLVTYVHDENTGESRFLVMDAKSPSLEIVAAVKLPRRVPYGFHGLFVRESDLQKL; this is translated from the coding sequence atggattccttctcattgtccTTTCTCTCCACACTTCAATACCCTAAGCTCCTTTCTTCTACAACCAATAAACCCACAACGATTCCTTCTCCTCACATCCCTACCTTCCATGTCTCTTCTGTCAGGATCGAAGAGCAGAAACCCCAGCagacaacaccaccaccaccaccacaaatcAAACGCCAGCAACCTTCAAATCCAAAAGCAGCCCCACTTCCTTCCACTAAAGCTAACAGTACCATTGCAAGAACAACACTTTCTTCCACTAAAGCAACCACCATCACAACCACAAGAAGACGAACAGAGCCTCATCTTCCCACTATTCTCTTCCACACTTTAGATGACATCATCAACAACTTCATCGACCCTCCTCTCCGTCCTTCCGTTGACCCCCGACTCGTTCTCGCCGACAATTTCTCTCCCGTCGAAGAACTTCCACCGACGGACTGCCCTGTCATCGAGGGCCATCTCCCCTCCTGCCTCGACGGCGCCTACATACGCAACGGTCCAAACCCTCAGTACCTCCCTCGTGGTCCATACCACCTCTTTGATGGTGACGGCATGCTCCATTCCCTCCGGATCTCCGACTGCCGTGCCACCCTCTGCAGCCGCTACGTCAAGACTTATAAATACTACGTCGAGCGTAACGCCGGCTCCCCCGTCTTTCCTAACGTATTCTCCGGCTTCCATGGCCTCACCGCCACTATCGCACGTGGCGCTCTCTCTGCGGCGAGAGTACTTTCCGGCGAGTTCAACCCTGCCAATGGCATTGGCCTGGCCAACACCAGTCTCGCCTTCTTCGGTAATCGCCTATTCGCCCTCGGCGAATCTGATCTACCATATACTGTACGATTGACTCCCGACGGTGACATCGAGACAATCGGACGACACGATTTCGACGAGGAGCTTTTCATGAGCATGACAGCTCATCCAAAAATAGACCCCGACACGGGTGAGACTTTTGCATTCCGGTATGGGCCAGTACCTCCATTTCTAACCTTCTTCCGGTTCAACCCGGATGGGTCAAAGCAACCGGACGTGCCCATCTTCTCCATGACAAGCCCATCGTTCCTTCACGACTTCGGGATCACAAAGAAGTATGCAATCTTCCCGGACATACAGTTAGGGATGAACCCAACGGAAATGATATTCGGAGGCGGATCACCCGTCGGGTCTGATCTGGGGAAGGTGCCCCGTATCGGGGTGATCCCACGGTACGCTAAGGACGAGTCGCAGATGAGGTGGTTTGAGGTTCCCGGGTTCAATATCATCCACGCGATCAACGCTTGGGATGAGGACGAGGATGTGATTGTGATGATCGCGCCCAACATATTATCAGTGGAGCACACGTTGGAGAGAACGGATCTGGTGCACGCATCGGTAGAGAAAGTACGAATTGATCTAAAGACTGGGATCGTGACGAGGTTTCCGGTGTCGGCGAGGAATCTGGATTTCGGAGTCATCAACCCCGGGTTCATGGGGAAAAAGATCCGGTACTCGTATCTGGCAATTGGGGATCCGATGCCGAAGATATCGGGTGTGGTGAAGCTGGACGTGTCGGGTTCGGAGCATAAAGAGTGTACGGTGGCGTGTCGGATGTTTGGGGAGGGGTGTTACGGAGGGGAACCGTTCTTTGTGGCGAGAGAGCCTGGGAATTGCCACGTGGAAGCAGAGGATGACGGGTATTTGGTGACGTACGTGCACGACGAGAACACGGGGGAGTCAAGGTTTCTGGTGATGGATGCAAAGTCGCCGTCGCTGGAGATCGTCGCCGCAGTGAAGTTACCACGGCGGGTACCGTATGGTTTTCACGGGCTTTTTGTCAGGGAAAGCGACCTACAAAAGCTGTGA